A single Actinomadura algeriensis DNA region contains:
- a CDS encoding DUF1707 SHOCT-like domain-containing protein: MTRTDEARTDEPRTDELRIGDAERDAVVVALHDHFAAGRLDRAELDERMDAALAAKTRGDLGALVRDLPPPHGLPEPAKPRPAPVPWPAPGQVPWGHPGLMHAGPHHMRHRHRHRHGPPPPAFPLLLGVFLVLTFTVGAGTGFLAVLGIATLVWLARAARAGAAVRHAHRADPC, from the coding sequence ATGACCCGCACCGACGAAGCGCGCACGGACGAGCCGCGCACCGACGAGCTGCGCATCGGCGACGCCGAGCGGGACGCGGTCGTGGTCGCGCTGCACGACCACTTCGCCGCGGGACGGCTGGACCGCGCGGAACTCGACGAGCGGATGGACGCCGCGCTGGCCGCGAAGACGCGCGGCGACCTGGGCGCGCTCGTCCGGGACCTGCCGCCCCCGCACGGCCTGCCCGAACCCGCGAAGCCGCGGCCCGCGCCCGTCCCCTGGCCCGCCCCCGGGCAGGTGCCGTGGGGTCACCCGGGCCTGATGCACGCGGGCCCGCACCACATGCGGCACCGGCACCGGCACCGGCACGGCCCGCCGCCCCCGGCGTTCCCGCTGCTGCTCGGCGTGTTCCTCGTGCTGACGTTCACGGTCGGCGCGGGCACCGGGTTCCTCGCGGTCCTCGGCATCGCGACGCTGGTGTGGCTGGCGCGGGCGGCCCGCGCCGGCGCGGCCGTCCGGCACGCCCACCGCGCCGACCCGTGTTAG
- the glk gene encoding glucokinase gives MTGPWLVGDIGGTNARFALVDGPDGAPRDVRALPTREHADLADAALAYLSRHAPGVRPSAACLAVAGPVTGGTFHLTNAGWPVGTPGDVRDRLGVPHLEIVNDFAGLAMSLPRLAADDLVPVGDRCPAADGPLAVVGPGTGLGVGGLVPAPGGGWVPLPGEGGQVDAPAGTDREVEVVRLLRAERGAATAEYLLSGDGLARIHRYLAIIDGVPPEPVTPARIVENADDPRCAATLAMFCELLGSLAGNVALTIGATGGVYLGGGILPRITGVLKDSAFRARFEGKPPVEGYLRAIPTALIVHPGPGLVGAAMRLAQTAPSTARPLESA, from the coding sequence ATGACCGGCCCCTGGCTCGTCGGCGACATCGGCGGGACGAACGCGCGGTTCGCCCTCGTGGACGGCCCGGACGGCGCGCCCCGCGACGTCCGCGCGCTGCCCACCCGCGAGCACGCCGACCTCGCGGACGCCGCGCTGGCGTACCTGTCCCGGCACGCCCCGGGCGTCCGCCCGTCCGCCGCGTGCCTGGCCGTCGCGGGCCCCGTCACCGGCGGGACGTTCCACCTGACGAACGCGGGCTGGCCGGTCGGCACCCCCGGGGACGTGCGCGACCGCCTCGGCGTCCCGCACCTGGAGATCGTCAACGACTTCGCCGGGCTCGCCATGTCGCTGCCCCGGCTGGCCGCCGACGACCTGGTCCCGGTCGGCGACCGGTGCCCGGCGGCGGACGGCCCGCTGGCCGTCGTCGGCCCCGGCACGGGTCTCGGCGTCGGCGGGCTCGTCCCCGCGCCGGGCGGCGGCTGGGTGCCGCTGCCGGGGGAGGGCGGCCAGGTCGACGCGCCCGCCGGGACCGACCGGGAGGTCGAGGTCGTCCGGCTGCTGCGCGCCGAGCGCGGCGCCGCGACCGCCGAGTACCTGCTGTCGGGGGACGGCCTCGCCCGCATCCACCGCTACCTCGCGATCATCGACGGCGTCCCGCCCGAGCCGGTCACGCCCGCGCGGATCGTCGAGAACGCCGACGACCCCCGCTGCGCCGCGACCCTCGCGATGTTCTGCGAGCTGCTCGGCTCGCTCGCCGGTAACGTCGCGTTGACGATCGGCGCGACGGGCGGCGTCTACCTCGGCGGCGGGATCCTGCCGCGCATCACGGGCGTGCTGAAGGACAGCGCGTTCCGTGCCCGGTTCGAGGGGAAGCCTCCCGTCGAGGGGTACCTGCGCGCGATCCCGACCGCGCTGATCGTCCATCCCGGCCCGGGGCTGGTCGGCGCGGCCATGCGGCTCGCGCAGACCGCCCCCTCGACCGCACGACCCTTGGAGTCCGCTTGA
- a CDS encoding PadR family transcriptional regulator → MRHKHGSPWGRGDMPGFGPLFGGGPGSGRPWGPPGGFGPGGPGGPGQRPPWAHGRRGGPWGRADRARKGNVRAAILALLAEEPRNGYQIIQQIDERSEHAWRPSPGAVYPALQQLADEGLIAAAETEGRRTYRLTDAGRAYVEEHADDLREPWAAMTPDFGEGVPELFKQAAQTGAAVMQIVHSGRPGQVDRARDVLSKARRDLYRILADDEDPGPDAQEGS, encoded by the coding sequence ATGCGTCACAAGCACGGGAGCCCGTGGGGCAGGGGCGACATGCCGGGCTTCGGCCCGCTGTTCGGCGGCGGGCCCGGGTCCGGCCGCCCGTGGGGTCCGCCGGGCGGCTTCGGTCCCGGCGGCCCGGGCGGGCCCGGCCAGCGCCCGCCGTGGGCGCACGGCCGGCGCGGCGGCCCGTGGGGCCGGGCCGACAGGGCCCGCAAGGGCAACGTCCGCGCGGCGATCCTCGCGCTGCTCGCCGAGGAGCCCCGCAACGGGTACCAGATCATCCAGCAGATCGACGAGCGCAGCGAGCACGCGTGGCGGCCCAGCCCCGGCGCCGTCTACCCGGCGCTGCAGCAGCTCGCCGACGAGGGCTTGATCGCCGCAGCGGAGACCGAGGGCCGCCGCACCTACCGGCTGACCGACGCGGGCCGCGCGTACGTCGAGGAGCACGCCGACGACCTGCGCGAGCCGTGGGCGGCGATGACCCCGGATTTCGGCGAGGGCGTCCCCGAACTGTTCAAGCAGGCCGCGCAGACGGGAGCCGCGGTCATGCAGATCGTCCACTCGGGACGTCCCGGGCAGGTCGATCGGGCGCGGGACGTCCTGTCGAAGGCCCGCCGCGACCTTTACCGGATCCTGGCCGACGACGAGGACCCGGGCCCGGACGCCCAGGAGGGATCATGA
- the eda gene encoding bifunctional 4-hydroxy-2-oxoglutarate aldolase/2-dehydro-3-deoxy-phosphogluconate aldolase, giving the protein MNAEDLFDLAPVVPVVVLDDADAAVPLARALVAGGLPAIEVTLRTPAAIEAITRIAAEVPDAVVGAGTVVRPDDAERAAAAGARFLVSPGCTERLQVAMAATGLPFLPGAATASEAIALLEAGVTAMKFFPAEPAGGIPYLKALNGPLPQVRFCPTGGVKPGNAADYLALPNVGCVGGTWLTPADAVGSGDWDTIRKLAEEAAALR; this is encoded by the coding sequence TTGAACGCCGAAGACCTGTTCGACCTCGCGCCCGTCGTCCCCGTCGTCGTGCTGGACGACGCCGACGCCGCCGTGCCGCTCGCGCGCGCGCTCGTCGCGGGCGGCCTCCCGGCGATCGAGGTGACGCTGCGGACCCCGGCCGCGATCGAGGCGATCACCCGGATCGCCGCCGAGGTGCCGGACGCGGTCGTCGGCGCCGGGACGGTCGTCCGCCCGGACGACGCCGAGCGCGCGGCCGCCGCGGGCGCCCGCTTCCTCGTCAGCCCCGGCTGCACCGAGCGTCTCCAGGTGGCGATGGCCGCGACCGGCCTGCCGTTCCTGCCGGGCGCCGCGACCGCGTCGGAGGCGATCGCGCTGCTGGAGGCGGGCGTCACCGCGATGAAGTTCTTCCCGGCCGAGCCCGCCGGGGGGATCCCGTACCTGAAGGCGCTGAACGGCCCGCTCCCGCAGGTCCGGTTCTGCCCGACGGGCGGGGTGAAGCCCGGCAACGCCGCCGACTACCTCGCGCTGCCGAACGTCGGCTGCGTCGGCGGGACCTGGCTCACCCCGGCCGACGCCGTCGGCTCCGGCGACTGGGACACGATCCGCAAGCTCGCCGAAGAGGCCGCCGCACTGCGCTGA
- a CDS encoding ABC transporter ATP-binding protein, with product MTSVLKTRKLHKQFVKDDQGIVALRDFDLDVEQGGFVSVLGRSGCGKSTMLNLLAGLTTPTSGEVLYRDEPVTKPRIEVGYLTQSDTLMPWRTVRRNIEMPMELRGVPSSARRERADELIERVGLGGFDRHYPRELSGGMRRRVSLARMLACDPETLLMDEPFGALDAQLRHDLQKELLRLWQGSGQTVVFVTHDIEEALLLGDRVVVLGRLGRVVLDETVDLPRPRDPDESRVDPRFVSLHRKMTDALREGAR from the coding sequence GTGACGTCCGTACTGAAAACCCGGAAGCTGCACAAGCAGTTCGTCAAGGACGACCAGGGCATCGTCGCCCTGCGCGACTTCGACCTCGACGTCGAGCAGGGCGGGTTCGTCAGCGTCCTCGGCCGCAGCGGCTGCGGCAAGTCCACGATGCTGAACCTGCTCGCGGGCCTCACCACGCCCACGTCCGGCGAAGTCCTCTACCGGGACGAACCGGTCACGAAGCCGCGTATTGAGGTGGGCTACCTCACGCAGTCCGACACGCTGATGCCGTGGCGGACCGTCCGCCGCAACATCGAAATGCCGATGGAGCTGCGCGGCGTCCCGTCCTCCGCCCGCCGCGAACGTGCGGACGAGCTGATCGAACGGGTCGGCCTCGGCGGCTTCGACCGGCACTACCCGCGCGAACTGTCCGGCGGCATGCGCCGCCGGGTCAGCCTCGCCCGCATGCTCGCCTGCGACCCCGAAACACTCCTGATGGACGAGCCGTTCGGCGCGCTCGACGCGCAGCTCCGGCACGACCTGCAGAAGGAACTCCTGCGGCTGTGGCAGGGCAGCGGCCAGACCGTGGTGTTCGTGACCCACGACATCGAGGAGGCCCTCCTGCTCGGCGACCGCGTCGTGGTGCTCGGCCGCCTCGGCCGCGTCGTCCTCGACGAGACCGTCGACCTGCCCCGCCCCCGCGATCCGGACGAGTCGCGCGTCGACCCCCGGTTCGTGTCCCTCCACCGCAAGATGACCGACGCACTCCGCGAGGGAGCACGATGA
- the edd gene encoding phosphogluconate dehydratase translates to MAVHPVLAEVTRRIAERSADRREEYLGRIRAARTQGPVRGGMGCANLAHGFAACGVQDKLWLRGDVTPNIAIVSSYNDMLSAHQPLKDYPDVLKAAIRRGGGTAQFAGGVPAMCDGITQGRAGMELSLFSRDVVAMATAVALSHDMFDGMLLLGVCDKIVPGLVIGALSFGHLPAILVPAGPMASGLPNAEKAKVRKRYAAGEIGRDELLAAESASYHSPGTCTFYGTANSNQLLMEVMGLHLPGASFVPPGTDLREGLTAAAGRRVLQITDLAGEYTPVGEMLDERAFANAIVALLATGGSTNHTLHLPAMAAAAGIELTWDDFDELSQVTPLLTQLYPSGTADINHFHAAGGTAFLIGELIDAGLLHEDARTVGGATLAAYRTVPRLDGGRVIWEDGPTTTGDAAVLRPAAEPFDTHGGLRTVRGNLGRAVIKVSAVKPEHRTVEAPARVFGSQEELQDAFAAGELDRDVVAVVRLQGPRADGMPELHRLITPLGVLQDRGHRVALVTDGRLSGASGAVPAAIHATPEAATGGPLARVRDGDVVRLDADKGLLEVLVPDEEFAAREPEGGVPDPDRWSGTGRELFAAFRAAVGPAERGAGVFG, encoded by the coding sequence ATGGCTGTGCATCCCGTGCTGGCAGAGGTGACGCGGCGCATCGCGGAGCGGAGCGCCGACCGCCGTGAGGAGTACCTGGGCCGGATCCGCGCCGCCCGGACGCAGGGGCCGGTGCGCGGCGGCATGGGCTGCGCGAACCTCGCGCACGGCTTCGCGGCGTGCGGCGTCCAGGACAAGCTGTGGCTGCGCGGCGACGTGACGCCGAACATCGCGATCGTCTCGTCCTACAACGACATGCTGTCGGCGCACCAGCCGCTCAAGGACTACCCGGACGTGCTCAAGGCGGCGATCCGCCGCGGCGGCGGCACCGCGCAGTTCGCGGGCGGCGTCCCCGCGATGTGCGACGGCATCACCCAGGGCCGCGCGGGCATGGAACTGTCGCTGTTCAGCCGGGACGTGGTCGCGATGGCGACGGCGGTGGCCCTGTCGCACGACATGTTCGACGGCATGCTGCTGCTCGGCGTCTGCGACAAGATCGTCCCCGGCCTGGTGATCGGCGCGCTGTCGTTCGGGCACCTGCCAGCGATCCTGGTCCCGGCCGGGCCGATGGCGTCCGGGCTCCCGAACGCGGAGAAGGCCAAGGTCCGCAAGCGGTACGCGGCGGGGGAGATCGGGCGCGACGAGCTGCTCGCCGCCGAGTCCGCGTCCTACCACTCGCCCGGCACCTGCACCTTCTACGGCACCGCGAACTCCAACCAGCTGCTCATGGAGGTCATGGGCCTGCACCTGCCGGGCGCGAGCTTCGTCCCGCCGGGCACCGACCTGCGCGAGGGCCTCACCGCCGCCGCCGGACGGCGCGTCCTGCAGATCACCGACCTCGCCGGCGAGTACACCCCGGTCGGCGAGATGCTGGACGAGCGCGCCTTCGCCAACGCGATCGTCGCGCTGCTCGCCACCGGCGGCTCCACCAACCACACCCTGCACCTGCCCGCGATGGCGGCCGCCGCGGGCATCGAGCTGACCTGGGACGACTTCGACGAGCTGTCGCAGGTGACGCCGCTGCTCACGCAGCTGTACCCGTCCGGCACCGCCGACATCAACCACTTCCACGCGGCGGGCGGCACCGCGTTCCTGATCGGCGAGCTGATCGACGCCGGGCTCCTGCACGAGGACGCCCGGACGGTCGGCGGCGCCACCCTCGCCGCGTACCGCACGGTGCCGCGTCTCGACGGCGGGCGCGTGATCTGGGAGGACGGCCCGACGACGACGGGCGACGCGGCGGTGCTGCGGCCCGCCGCCGAGCCGTTCGACACGCACGGCGGACTGCGGACGGTTCGCGGCAACCTCGGCCGCGCGGTGATCAAGGTGTCGGCGGTCAAGCCGGAGCACCGGACGGTCGAGGCGCCCGCGCGCGTGTTCGGCTCGCAGGAGGAACTGCAGGACGCGTTCGCCGCCGGGGAACTCGACCGGGACGTCGTCGCGGTCGTCCGGCTGCAGGGGCCGCGCGCCGACGGGATGCCCGAACTGCACCGGCTGATCACCCCGCTCGGCGTCCTGCAGGACCGCGGCCACCGGGTCGCGCTGGTGACCGACGGACGGCTGTCGGGCGCGTCGGGGGCCGTGCCCGCGGCGATCCACGCGACGCCGGAGGCGGCGACGGGCGGCCCGCTCGCGCGCGTCCGCGACGGCGACGTCGTCCGGCTCGACGCCGACAAGGGCCTCCTCGAGGTGCTGGTGCCCGACGAGGAGTTCGCCGCGCGGGAGCCGGAGGGGGGCGTGCCCGACCCCGATCGGTGGTCGGGCACCGGACGCGAACTGTTCGCGGCCTTCCGCGCGGCGGTCGGCCCGGCCGAGCGCGGCGCCGGGGTGTTCGGATGA
- the hpnH gene encoding adenosyl-hopene transferase HpnH, with amino-acid sequence MGMPLRQSLRVGGYVLKNKLARRDKFPLLVELEPLFACNLACAGCGKIQHPADVLKQRMPVEQAVAAIRECGAPMVSIAGGEPLMHPKIGELVGELIRMKRYVFLCTNAALIPRKIEQFEPSPYFAWAVHIDGLRERHDASVCKEGVFDEAVAAIRMCKERGFRVTTNTTVFNTDTPQTVIDVLNYLNDDLRVDQMMISPAYAYEKAPDQKHFLGVQETRSLFQKAFANGNRKRWRFNHSPLFLDFLEGKVDFPCTAWAIPSYSLKGWQRPCYLMEDGYAETYRELLDDTDWDSYGRGRDPRCANCMAHCGYEPTSVFATMGSLKESLRAMRAV; translated from the coding sequence ATGGGCATGCCACTGCGCCAGAGCCTGCGCGTCGGCGGGTACGTGCTGAAGAACAAGCTCGCGCGGCGGGACAAGTTCCCGCTGCTGGTCGAGCTGGAGCCGCTGTTCGCCTGCAACCTGGCGTGCGCCGGCTGCGGCAAGATCCAGCACCCGGCGGACGTCCTCAAGCAGCGGATGCCGGTCGAGCAGGCCGTCGCCGCGATCCGCGAGTGCGGCGCCCCGATGGTGTCGATCGCGGGCGGCGAACCGCTGATGCACCCCAAGATCGGCGAACTGGTCGGCGAGCTGATCCGGATGAAGCGGTACGTGTTCCTGTGCACGAACGCCGCGCTCATCCCCCGCAAGATCGAGCAGTTCGAGCCGTCCCCGTACTTCGCGTGGGCGGTGCACATCGACGGGCTCCGCGAACGGCACGACGCGTCCGTCTGCAAGGAGGGCGTGTTCGACGAGGCCGTCGCCGCGATCCGCATGTGCAAGGAGCGCGGCTTCCGCGTCACGACGAACACGACGGTGTTCAACACCGACACCCCGCAGACCGTCATCGACGTGCTGAACTACCTCAACGACGACCTGCGGGTCGACCAGATGATGATCTCGCCCGCGTACGCGTACGAGAAGGCGCCCGACCAGAAGCACTTCCTCGGCGTCCAGGAGACGCGGTCGCTGTTCCAGAAGGCGTTCGCGAACGGCAACCGCAAGCGCTGGCGGTTCAACCACTCGCCGCTGTTCCTCGACTTCCTGGAGGGCAAGGTCGACTTCCCGTGCACGGCGTGGGCGATCCCGTCGTACTCGCTCAAGGGCTGGCAGCGTCCCTGCTACCTGATGGAGGACGGGTACGCCGAGACGTACCGGGAGCTTCTCGACGACACCGACTGGGACTCCTACGGACGGGGCCGCGACCCGCGCTGCGCGAACTGCATGGCGCACTGCGGATACGAGCCGACGTCGGTGTTCGCGACGATGGGCTCGCTGAAGGAGTCGCTGCGCGCCATGCGCGCCGTCTGA
- a CDS encoding ROK family transcriptional regulator, whose protein sequence is MPVAPATTGDVLRLIREHGVDTRADLARLTGLSRPTVASRVADLIGRGLVVERADGPSTGGRPPARLRFHASGGAVLVANLGQSRGQLAVCDLAGTILARADGPPADVTPDKTIPNLLDLWCALLKDADVPPGLVRGVGLGVPDAVEHVAGRWDAVEIGPRVRERFGVPAYLDNEVNAAALGEHQAHPGVADLLFVKISTGIGAAIIAGGAIQRGALGAAGEIGHVPVPSDTERPCRCGNLNCVEAIAGGAALLARSSASDLPALAALARSGDPATVALLRDAGRRIGEVVATAVNLLNPAVVVLGGDLVGADEPLIAGLREIVYRRATALATRSLRIEPARLGETAGLTGCAAMVLGKILSPEAVDAVR, encoded by the coding sequence ATGCCCGTTGCCCCGGCCACGACCGGCGACGTGCTCCGCCTCATCCGCGAGCACGGCGTCGACACCCGCGCGGACCTCGCGCGCCTCACCGGACTGTCGCGTCCCACCGTGGCGTCCCGCGTCGCCGACCTCATCGGCCGCGGCCTCGTCGTCGAACGCGCCGACGGGCCGTCCACCGGCGGCCGTCCCCCCGCCCGCCTGCGGTTTCACGCGTCCGGCGGCGCCGTGCTGGTCGCCAACCTCGGCCAGTCCCGCGGGCAGCTCGCCGTCTGCGACCTCGCCGGGACGATCCTCGCCCGCGCCGACGGCCCCCCGGCCGACGTCACCCCCGACAAGACCATCCCGAACCTGCTCGACCTGTGGTGCGCGCTGCTCAAGGACGCGGACGTCCCGCCCGGCCTCGTCCGCGGCGTGGGCCTCGGCGTCCCCGACGCCGTCGAGCACGTCGCGGGCCGCTGGGACGCCGTCGAGATCGGCCCGCGCGTCCGCGAGCGGTTCGGCGTGCCCGCCTACCTCGACAACGAGGTCAACGCGGCCGCGCTCGGCGAGCACCAGGCCCACCCCGGCGTGGCCGACCTGCTGTTCGTGAAGATCTCCACCGGCATCGGCGCCGCGATCATCGCGGGCGGCGCCATCCAGCGCGGCGCCCTCGGCGCGGCCGGGGAGATCGGCCACGTGCCCGTCCCGTCCGACACCGAACGCCCGTGCCGCTGCGGCAACCTCAACTGCGTCGAGGCGATCGCGGGCGGCGCCGCGCTCCTCGCCCGCTCCAGCGCGTCCGACCTGCCCGCCCTCGCCGCGCTCGCCCGCTCCGGCGACCCCGCGACCGTCGCCCTGCTGCGCGACGCGGGCCGCCGCATCGGCGAGGTCGTCGCCACCGCCGTCAACCTGCTCAATCCCGCCGTCGTCGTCCTCGGCGGCGACCTCGTCGGCGCGGACGAGCCGCTCATCGCGGGCCTGCGCGAGATCGTCTACCGGCGCGCCACGGCCCTGGCCACCCGCAGCCTGCGCATCGAGCCGGCCCGCCTCGGCGAGACCGCCGGGCTCACCGGCTGCGCCGCGATGGTCCTCGGCAAGATCCTCTCCCCCGAAGCCGTCGACGCCGTCCGGTAG
- a CDS encoding DUF6282 family protein gives MTDHPKPSERARELVRGAYDVHIHVAPDVMRRRIDDLSLAPKFAAAGLGGFVLKSHYVPTTERAAVVRAAVPGFDAVGAITLNGSVGGMNPIAVEIAGRGGAQVVWMPTVDSANQRECTAHDPEGARPPMWARLQDELRAEGMAADPVDVVDGDGKINEAARQVLRVIAKHDMTLATGHLSQSEIAVVVDAAAAEGVRRIVVTHPEFTSQRVGAERQRDLAAKGALLERCFTTPYTGKVSWDLWVENIKAVGPEHSVLSSDLGQPFNPPVEDGLALMADRLLAEGFTEDDVRIMAVRNSRWLAGADRAEEARA, from the coding sequence ATGACCGACCACCCCAAGCCGTCCGAACGGGCGCGTGAGCTCGTGCGGGGCGCGTACGACGTGCACATCCACGTGGCGCCCGACGTGATGCGGCGGCGCATCGACGACCTGTCCCTCGCCCCGAAGTTCGCCGCCGCGGGCCTCGGCGGCTTCGTGCTCAAGTCCCACTACGTGCCGACCACCGAGCGCGCCGCCGTGGTGCGCGCGGCCGTCCCCGGGTTCGACGCCGTCGGCGCGATCACGCTGAACGGCTCCGTCGGCGGCATGAACCCCATCGCCGTCGAGATCGCCGGGCGCGGCGGCGCGCAGGTCGTGTGGATGCCCACCGTGGACAGCGCCAACCAGCGCGAATGCACCGCGCACGACCCCGAGGGCGCCCGCCCGCCGATGTGGGCGCGGCTCCAGGACGAGCTGCGCGCCGAGGGCATGGCCGCCGACCCGGTGGACGTCGTCGACGGCGACGGGAAGATCAACGAGGCCGCCCGGCAGGTGCTGCGCGTGATCGCCAAGCACGACATGACGCTGGCCACCGGGCATCTCAGCCAGAGCGAGATCGCCGTCGTCGTGGACGCGGCCGCCGCCGAAGGGGTGCGCCGCATCGTCGTCACCCACCCCGAGTTCACCTCCCAGCGGGTCGGGGCGGAACGGCAGCGCGACCTCGCGGCGAAGGGCGCCCTGCTGGAACGCTGCTTCACCACCCCCTACACCGGGAAGGTCTCGTGGGACCTCTGGGTTGAAAACATCAAGGCCGTGGGGCCCGAGCACTCCGTGCTGTCGAGCGACCTCGGCCAGCCGTTCAACCCGCCCGTCGAGGACGGCCTGGCGCTGATGGCCGACCGGCTGCTCGCCGAAGGCTTCACCGAGGACGACGTCCGGATCATGGCCGTCCGCAACAGCCGCTGGCTCGCCGGTGCCGACCGAGCCGAGGAGGCCCGCGCGTGA
- a CDS encoding bifunctional phosphatase PAP2/O-acyltransferase family protein, whose product MTAHDAALTREESVARAHAVGEVLIGLALFALYLLVAKLPEAPRAHAARAHGESLYALERALHLDVEPPLNAWLADQSVLRTLANYEYAITYVASALALLVWLYLRHPERYRTARTAFVLLNVIAIACFALYPVMPPRLMPDLGFLDTVRLGGTWGSWGSPLVEHADRFAALPSLHMAWTLWVGVELARVKAHRSVQAINTVHIVVTCYVIMATANHFLLDAVAAVPLVAVSVYAAERLVRPSAERVRAPDAFFLAVETERAPQHTGGVIMLDTSAEPVHRADLIRIVAERMDRLPRFRQRPDGAGRWRRPVWREQAVLDWDWHVTELHVTGMDGLREVIARVQAEPFPRDRPLWRILLVRGAEPGRTAVVFLMHHVVADGVGVVAQATALMEPPQDPAPAGPPRGRLRTALTAAVGTAIGLGQLAADVAPPARLPAAGTPERRFGTLRLPLDLVRDVARRHGVRVTDVVLCAVAGGLHRVARPGGDERGTCRVAVPLMMRAPGGAMEGNHTSAVMVDLPIGAMAEPARLADIARRGTVLRSGTRALAAWFVMRQAARLMPVPLHARFARAAYSERFLQGIVSSLPGPGGPLRLAGAPLAAVYPVVPLAPGAPLAVAALGVSRELCFGVSLDPGLVDDADALTAAIGDVIEDLRTAPDTETPAPRT is encoded by the coding sequence GTGACGGCGCACGATGCGGCCCTGACCCGGGAGGAGAGCGTCGCTCGCGCCCACGCCGTCGGCGAGGTGCTGATCGGGCTCGCGCTGTTCGCGCTGTACCTGCTCGTGGCGAAGCTGCCAGAGGCGCCCCGGGCGCATGCCGCGCGCGCGCACGGGGAGTCGCTGTACGCGCTGGAACGGGCGTTGCACCTGGACGTCGAGCCCCCGCTCAACGCGTGGCTCGCGGACCAGTCCGTCCTGCGGACACTGGCCAACTACGAGTACGCGATCACCTACGTCGCCAGCGCCCTCGCGCTGCTCGTCTGGCTGTACCTGCGCCACCCCGAGCGGTACCGGACGGCCCGCACCGCGTTCGTCCTGCTCAACGTGATCGCCATCGCCTGCTTCGCGCTGTATCCGGTGATGCCGCCGCGGCTGATGCCCGACCTCGGCTTCCTCGACACCGTCCGGCTCGGCGGCACCTGGGGGTCGTGGGGGTCGCCGCTGGTCGAGCACGCCGACCGGTTCGCCGCGCTGCCGTCCCTGCACATGGCGTGGACGCTGTGGGTCGGCGTCGAACTCGCCCGCGTGAAGGCGCACCGCTCCGTCCAGGCGATCAACACCGTGCACATCGTCGTCACCTGCTACGTCATCATGGCGACCGCGAACCACTTCCTGCTGGACGCGGTCGCGGCCGTCCCGCTCGTCGCCGTGTCGGTGTACGCGGCCGAACGGCTCGTGCGCCCGTCGGCCGAGCGGGTCCGCGCCCCCGACGCGTTCTTCCTCGCCGTCGAGACCGAACGGGCGCCGCAGCACACCGGCGGCGTCATCATGCTCGACACGTCCGCCGAGCCGGTGCACCGCGCCGACCTGATCCGCATCGTCGCCGAGCGGATGGACCGGCTGCCCCGGTTCCGGCAGCGCCCGGACGGCGCCGGCCGCTGGCGGCGGCCCGTCTGGCGCGAACAGGCGGTCCTCGACTGGGACTGGCACGTCACCGAACTGCACGTCACCGGCATGGACGGGCTCCGCGAGGTGATCGCCCGCGTGCAGGCCGAACCGTTCCCCCGCGACCGGCCGCTGTGGCGGATCCTGCTGGTGCGCGGCGCCGAACCGGGACGCACCGCCGTCGTGTTCCTCATGCACCACGTCGTCGCGGACGGCGTCGGCGTCGTCGCGCAGGCCACCGCGCTGATGGAACCCCCGCAGGACCCGGCCCCGGCCGGGCCGCCGCGCGGCCGGCTGCGGACCGCGCTCACCGCCGCCGTGGGCACCGCGATCGGCCTCGGCCAGCTCGCCGCCGACGTCGCCCCGCCCGCCCGGCTGCCCGCCGCCGGCACCCCCGAACGCCGCTTCGGCACCCTGCGCCTGCCGCTCGACCTCGTCCGCGACGTCGCCCGCCGGCACGGCGTCCGGGTCACGGACGTGGTGCTGTGCGCGGTCGCGGGCGGCCTGCACCGCGTCGCCCGTCCCGGCGGCGACGAGCGCGGGACGTGCCGCGTCGCCGTCCCGCTGATGATGCGGGCGCCCGGCGGCGCGATGGAGGGCAACCACACCAGCGCCGTCATGGTCGACCTGCCGATCGGCGCGATGGCCGAACCGGCGCGGCTCGCCGACATCGCCCGCCGCGGCACGGTGCTGCGCTCGGGCACCCGCGCGCTGGCCGCCTGGTTCGTCATGCGCCAGGCCGCCCGGCTGATGCCGGTGCCGCTGCACGCCCGGTTCGCCCGCGCCGCCTACAGCGAACGCTTCCTGCAGGGCATCGTGTCGAGCCTGCCGGGCCCCGGCGGCCCGCTGCGGCTGGCGGGCGCCCCGCTCGCCGCCGTCTACCCGGTCGTCCCGCTCGCCCCCGGCGCGCCCCTCGCGGTCGCCGCGCTCGGCGTCTCCCGCGAGCTGTGCTTCGGCGTCTCCCTCGATCCCGGCCTGGTGGACGACGCCGACGCGCTCACCGCCGCGATCGGCGACGTCATCGAAGACCTCCGCACCGCCCCCGACACCGAAACCCCCGCCCCCCGAACCTGA